Proteins from a genomic interval of Osmia bicornis bicornis chromosome 11, iOsmBic2.1, whole genome shotgun sequence:
- the LOC114877008 gene encoding peroxidasin isoform X3, with the protein MRSCSMLINLICITGLFYTVVSGHPFSFLPRHAVERAAERRSIGRQMVDHSSNFLTPLSEYGSRSSEIKPVEPWTKVTQHPVNGIETTVGSRVELECKASGSPPPEIFWFTGSGSNEQLVDYVKTSTHSLYDPSEEWKGVARINSKLVIECVTPDDAGLIYCASVSAREVKISTPTRLRVNSEGGSVNCSSESDPTITLYSPTLVANIGATVVLPCRASGKPTPEITWLDNFNVPLSLSTNLRHRLLDSGDLLIEELLWEDMGGYTCQAKSGHRQQVVSTFLYPLRPEKEVHRTN; encoded by the exons ATGCGATCGTGTTCGATGCTGATCAATCTAATCTGCATTACCGGGTTGTTCTATACGGTAGTTTCGGGCCATCCCTTTTCGTTCCTGCCCAGACATGCCGTCGAACGAGCCGCCGAACGTAGGAGCATAGGCAGGCAAATGGTGGACCATAGTTCGAATTTTTTGACACCATTGTCGGAATACGGGTCACGATCTTCCGAGATCAAG cCTGTAGAACCCTGGACCAAAGTCACCCAGCACCCGGTGAACGGCATTGAGACAACCGTGGG GAGCAGGGTAGAGTTGGAATGCAAAGCAAGCGGCAGCCCGCCACCGGAAATCTTCTGGTTCACAGGAAGTGGCAGCAATGAACAA CTCGTCGACTATGTCAAAACCAGCACACATTCTTTGTACGATCCGTCCGAGGAGTGGAAAGGAGTGGCTCGAATTAATTCGAAGCTCGTGATAGAGTGTGTTACTCCGGATGATGCTGGATTGATCTACTGTGCGTCGGTTTCAGCGAGAGAGGTGAAGATATCCACTCCTACGAGGCTGCGGGTTAACA GCGAAGGAGGTAGTGTTAATTGCAGCTCTGAAAGTGACCCAACGATCACCCTTTATTCACCCACATTGGTAGCTAACATAGGAGCAACCGTAGTGCTACCGTGCAGGGCAAGTGGGAAACCAACGCCAGAGATCACTTGGTTGGATAATTTTAATGTACCTCTAAGTCTATCAACGAATTTGCGACACAGACTGTTGGACAGTGGTGATCTATTGATAGAAGAACTCTTATGGGAAGATATGGGTGGTTACACTTGTCAAGCTAAATCCGGACATCGTCAACAAGTCGTCAGCACATTCCTCTACCCTTTGCGC CCTGAAAAGGAAGTTCATCGGACGAACTGA
- the LOC114877010 gene encoding transmembrane protein 170B, giving the protein MMEAQTDVSVLRSPVNLRHMHTGNVFYTPLTSFAEMWYQIFLWALFSSIFVHTIAGAICFATLRQHKYGKFFPLLIIIMGVLLPLTSGVLSSAAVAFVYRASRYPLPPLYALFWGIGQTALAGCVGFTRILATL; this is encoded by the exons ATGATGGAAGCACAAACAGATGTTTCTGTTTTGCGATCACCAGTCAATTTAAGACATATGCATACTGGAAACGTTTTTTATACACCTTTAACTTCATTTGCtg AAATGTggtatcaaatatttttatgggctctattttcttcaatttttgttcATACCATAGCTGGTGCAATTTGCTTTGCCACATTGAGACAACATAAATATGGAAA ATTCTTCCCATTGCTGATTATAATAATGGGTGTATTATTGCCACTAACATCAGGAGTTCTTAGCTCTGCTGCTGTTGCTTTTGTATACAGAGCATCTCGATATCCACTGCCACCATTGTATGCATTATTTTGGGGTATTGGACAGACTGCTTTAGCAGGATGTGTCGGATTTACCAGAATATTAGCAACTTTGTAA
- the LOC114877008 gene encoding peroxidasin isoform X2: protein MMRSCSMLINLICITGLFYTVVSGHPFSFLPRHAVERAAERRSIGRQMVDHSSNFLTPLSEYGSRSSEIKPVEPWTKVTQHPVNGIETTVGSRVELECKASGSPPPEIFWFTGSGSNEQLVDYVKTSTHSLYDPSEEWKGVARINSKLVIECVTPDDAGLIYCASVSAREVKISTPTRLRVNSEGGSVNCSSESDPTITLYSPTLVANIGATVVLPCRASGKPTPEITWLDNFNVPLSLSTNLRHRLLDSGDLLIEELLWEDMGGYTCQAKSGHRQQVVSTFLYPLRPEKEVHRTN, encoded by the exons ATG ATGCGATCGTGTTCGATGCTGATCAATCTAATCTGCATTACCGGGTTGTTCTATACGGTAGTTTCGGGCCATCCCTTTTCGTTCCTGCCCAGACATGCCGTCGAACGAGCCGCCGAACGTAGGAGCATAGGCAGGCAAATGGTGGACCATAGTTCGAATTTTTTGACACCATTGTCGGAATACGGGTCACGATCTTCCGAGATCAAG cCTGTAGAACCCTGGACCAAAGTCACCCAGCACCCGGTGAACGGCATTGAGACAACCGTGGG GAGCAGGGTAGAGTTGGAATGCAAAGCAAGCGGCAGCCCGCCACCGGAAATCTTCTGGTTCACAGGAAGTGGCAGCAATGAACAA CTCGTCGACTATGTCAAAACCAGCACACATTCTTTGTACGATCCGTCCGAGGAGTGGAAAGGAGTGGCTCGAATTAATTCGAAGCTCGTGATAGAGTGTGTTACTCCGGATGATGCTGGATTGATCTACTGTGCGTCGGTTTCAGCGAGAGAGGTGAAGATATCCACTCCTACGAGGCTGCGGGTTAACA GCGAAGGAGGTAGTGTTAATTGCAGCTCTGAAAGTGACCCAACGATCACCCTTTATTCACCCACATTGGTAGCTAACATAGGAGCAACCGTAGTGCTACCGTGCAGGGCAAGTGGGAAACCAACGCCAGAGATCACTTGGTTGGATAATTTTAATGTACCTCTAAGTCTATCAACGAATTTGCGACACAGACTGTTGGACAGTGGTGATCTATTGATAGAAGAACTCTTATGGGAAGATATGGGTGGTTACACTTGTCAAGCTAAATCCGGACATCGTCAACAAGTCGTCAGCACATTCCTCTACCCTTTGCGC CCTGAAAAGGAAGTTCATCGGACGAACTGA
- the LOC114877008 gene encoding neural/ectodermal development factor IMP-L2 isoform X1, whose product MRPIHTHTLKYFRRRDALEKLVSLKKIIDSGKSLAFLNFRHRSRTLSWKSFRFRTISMRSCSMLINLICITGLFYTVVSGHPFSFLPRHAVERAAERRSIGRQMVDHSSNFLTPLSEYGSRSSEIKPVEPWTKVTQHPVNGIETTVGSRVELECKASGSPPPEIFWFTGSGSNEQLVDYVKTSTHSLYDPSEEWKGVARINSKLVIECVTPDDAGLIYCASVSAREVKISTPTRLRVNSEGGSVNCSSESDPTITLYSPTLVANIGATVVLPCRASGKPTPEITWLDNFNVPLSLSTNLRHRLLDSGDLLIEELLWEDMGGYTCQAKSGHRQQVVSTFLYPLRPEKEVHRTN is encoded by the exons ATGCGACCAATCCACACGCATACACTTAAATACTTTCGTCGACGAGATGCACTTGAAAAACTTGTTTCGTTGAAAAAAATCATCGACTCGGGAAAGAGTTTGGCATTCCTTAACTTTCGGCATCGATCTCGTACTCTTTCTTGGAAATCCTTCCGTTTCCGAACGATATCG ATGCGATCGTGTTCGATGCTGATCAATCTAATCTGCATTACCGGGTTGTTCTATACGGTAGTTTCGGGCCATCCCTTTTCGTTCCTGCCCAGACATGCCGTCGAACGAGCCGCCGAACGTAGGAGCATAGGCAGGCAAATGGTGGACCATAGTTCGAATTTTTTGACACCATTGTCGGAATACGGGTCACGATCTTCCGAGATCAAG cCTGTAGAACCCTGGACCAAAGTCACCCAGCACCCGGTGAACGGCATTGAGACAACCGTGGG GAGCAGGGTAGAGTTGGAATGCAAAGCAAGCGGCAGCCCGCCACCGGAAATCTTCTGGTTCACAGGAAGTGGCAGCAATGAACAA CTCGTCGACTATGTCAAAACCAGCACACATTCTTTGTACGATCCGTCCGAGGAGTGGAAAGGAGTGGCTCGAATTAATTCGAAGCTCGTGATAGAGTGTGTTACTCCGGATGATGCTGGATTGATCTACTGTGCGTCGGTTTCAGCGAGAGAGGTGAAGATATCCACTCCTACGAGGCTGCGGGTTAACA GCGAAGGAGGTAGTGTTAATTGCAGCTCTGAAAGTGACCCAACGATCACCCTTTATTCACCCACATTGGTAGCTAACATAGGAGCAACCGTAGTGCTACCGTGCAGGGCAAGTGGGAAACCAACGCCAGAGATCACTTGGTTGGATAATTTTAATGTACCTCTAAGTCTATCAACGAATTTGCGACACAGACTGTTGGACAGTGGTGATCTATTGATAGAAGAACTCTTATGGGAAGATATGGGTGGTTACACTTGTCAAGCTAAATCCGGACATCGTCAACAAGTCGTCAGCACATTCCTCTACCCTTTGCGC CCTGAAAAGGAAGTTCATCGGACGAACTGA
- the LOC114877009 gene encoding ribulose-phosphate 3-epimerase, whose protein sequence is MPNKLTAKIGPSILNADLAQLAEESQKLVNNGADYLHLDVMDGHFVPNLTFGHPLVKCLRSKVKDIFFETHMMVSNPDQWIEPMADAGVDQYTFHVEPVKDVPLVCRKVREAGMKVGVALKPGTPADTVVEYVDLADMVLIMTVEPGFGGQKFMDSMMEKVSWLRKNYPTLDIEVDGGVGPATIDTCAKAGANMIVSGTAVIGSSDQAKVIKTLRDTVNCALQNS, encoded by the exons atgcCGAACAAATTGACAGCGAAAATTGGGCCCTCGATTTTAAATGCCGATTTGGCACAACTTGCGGAAGAATCGCAAAAATTAGTTAATAATGGTGCTGATTATTTACATTTAGATGTTATGGATGGACATTTCGTACCTAACCTTACTTTCGGCCATCCATTGGTAAAATGTCTCCGTAGCAAAGTAAAAGATATCTTTTTTGAAACACATATGATGGTTTCGAATCCAGACCAG TGGATAGAACCTATGGCTGATGCTGGTGTCGACCAGTACACATTTCATGTGGAACCTGTAAAGGATGTTCCATTAGTTTGTAGAAAAGTAAGAGAAGCAGGAATGAAA GTTGGAGTAGCACTTAAACCTGGAACTCCAGCAGATACAGTTGTGGAGTATGTTGATCTAGCAGATATGGTGTTAATTATGACTGTTGAACCAGGTTTTGGTGGACAAAAATTCATGGACTCAATGATGGAAAAAGTATCGTGGCTAAGGAAAAATTatcctacattagatatagaaGTAGATGGTGGTGTTGGACCAGCTACTATTGATACATGTGCAAAA GCTGGTGCAAACATGATCGTTTCTGGAACAGCTGTAATTGGATCTTCTGATCAAGCAAAAGTTATAAAAACTTTAAGAGACACAGTGAATTGTGCATTGCAGAATAgctga